The following coding sequences lie in one Pseudomonas sp. B33.4 genomic window:
- the dusA gene encoding tRNA dihydrouridine(20/20a) synthase DusA → MSLQPAPLSRRFSVAPMMDWTDRHCRFFLRLLSKNALLYTEMVTTGALLNGDHERFLRHNEAEHPLALQLGGSVPLDLAACARMAQEHGYDEVNLNVGCPSDRVQNNMIGACLMGHPQLVADCVKAMQDAVSIPVTVKHRIGINGRDSYAELCDFVGTVRDAGCTSFTVHARIAILEGLSPKENRDIPPLRYDVAAQLKADFPALEIVLNGGIKTMEACHEHLQTFDGVMLGREAYHNPYLLAEVDQQLFGSSAPVISRAEALAQLRPYIAEHLLAGGAMHHITRHVLGLGTGFPGARKFRQLLSVDIHKAKDPLALLDQAAELLEGR, encoded by the coding sequence ATGTCTCTACAACCCGCCCCACTCTCCCGCCGCTTCTCCGTCGCCCCAATGATGGATTGGACTGACCGCCATTGCCGTTTCTTCCTACGCCTCCTATCGAAGAACGCTCTGCTCTACACCGAAATGGTCACCACCGGCGCGCTGCTCAACGGCGATCACGAGCGCTTCCTCCGTCACAACGAAGCCGAGCACCCTCTAGCCTTGCAACTAGGCGGTAGCGTTCCGTTGGATCTGGCCGCCTGCGCACGCATGGCCCAGGAGCACGGCTACGACGAGGTAAACCTGAACGTGGGCTGCCCAAGCGATCGTGTGCAGAACAACATGATCGGCGCGTGCCTGATGGGTCACCCGCAACTGGTGGCGGATTGTGTGAAGGCGATGCAAGACGCGGTGTCGATTCCAGTAACGGTAAAACACCGCATCGGCATCAACGGTCGGGACAGTTACGCGGAGCTGTGTGATTTCGTCGGCACCGTGCGCGATGCCGGGTGCACGAGTTTTACCGTGCATGCGCGGATTGCGATTCTGGAGGGGTTGTCGCCGAAGGAGAATCGTGACATTCCGCCGTTGCGCTATGACGTGGCGGCGCAGCTGAAGGCGGATTTTCCGGCGTTGGAGATTGTGCTGAATGGCGGGATCAAGACTATGGAGGCTTGTCATGAGCATTTGCAGACGTTTGACGGTGTGATGTTGGGGCGTGAGGCTTATCACAATCCGTATTTGCTGGCGGAAGTGGATCAGCAGTTGTTCGGCAGTTCGGCGCCGGTGATCAGTCGGGCTGAGGCGTTGGCGCAACTGCGTCCTTATATAGCCGAGCATTTGCTGGCCGGTGGTGCGATGCATCACATCACGCGGCATGTGCTGGGCCTGGGCACGGGGTTCCCGGGGGCGCGGAAATTCCGTCAGTTGTTGTCGGTGGATATTCACAAGGCCAAGGATCCACTGGCGTTGCTGGATCAGGCGGCTGAGTTGCTTGAAGGTCGTTGA
- a CDS encoding DUF6124 family protein, whose product MFKVTPNPPETDPASPYESLNSKKLHEAAERALDHYLLPTCHIMSSVNEPERMYLANPKYDSESLLANASETLSSASEMLNNFAAALDPSHRKTALGIAQVVMLGELAVNQALDNVEVKA is encoded by the coding sequence ATGTTCAAAGTAACGCCCAACCCACCAGAAACCGATCCCGCATCCCCCTACGAATCCCTCAACTCCAAAAAACTCCACGAAGCCGCCGAGCGCGCGCTCGATCACTACCTCCTCCCCACCTGCCACATCATGTCCAGCGTCAACGAGCCCGAGCGCATGTACCTCGCCAATCCGAAGTACGACTCGGAATCCCTGCTGGCCAACGCCAGTGAAACGCTGAGTTCCGCTTCGGAAATGCTCAACAACTTCGCCGCAGCACTCGACCCCTCGCACCGCAAAACCGCGCTGGGCATCGCGCAGGTGGTGATGTTGGGGGAGTTGGCGGTGAATCAGGCGTTGGATAACGTTGAGGTGAAGGCATAA
- a CDS encoding undecaprenyl-diphosphate phosphatase, with translation MDFWTLFQVLILGAVEGLTEFLPISSTGHQIIVADLLEFGGERAMAFNIIIQLGAILAVVWEFRPKIFEIVKGLPTERNAQRFTLNLLIAFLPAVVLGVLFADAIHEYLFNPITVAVALVVGGIIMLWAEQRSHVISVEHVDDMRWSHALKVGFVQCLAMIPGTSRSGSTIIGGLLFGLSRKAATEFSFFLAMPTMVGAAVYSGYKYRDLFQPNDLPVFALGFVTAFIFAMIAVRGLLKFIANHSYAAFAWYRIAFGLLILATWLFGWVNWTAAAAA, from the coding sequence ATGGATTTCTGGACCCTTTTCCAGGTGTTGATATTAGGTGCGGTAGAAGGCCTGACCGAGTTCTTGCCGATCTCGAGTACCGGCCACCAGATCATCGTAGCCGACTTGCTGGAATTCGGCGGCGAACGCGCCATGGCCTTCAACATCATTATTCAACTGGGTGCCATTCTTGCCGTTGTCTGGGAGTTTCGACCGAAGATCTTCGAAATCGTCAAAGGCCTGCCCACCGAACGTAATGCGCAACGCTTCACCCTCAACTTGCTGATCGCCTTTCTGCCCGCCGTAGTCCTGGGCGTGTTGTTCGCCGATGCGATCCACGAATACCTGTTCAACCCGATCACCGTCGCCGTGGCACTGGTCGTCGGCGGCATCATCATGCTGTGGGCGGAACAGCGCAGCCATGTGATCAGCGTCGAACACGTCGACGACATGCGCTGGTCCCACGCACTGAAAGTCGGATTCGTACAATGCCTGGCGATGATTCCCGGCACCTCACGCTCCGGCTCGACCATCATCGGCGGTCTGCTCTTCGGCTTGTCGCGCAAAGCCGCCACCGAATTCTCGTTCTTCCTCGCCATGCCCACCATGGTCGGCGCCGCCGTCTACTCCGGCTACAAATACCGCGACCTGTTCCAACCCAACGACCTGCCAGTCTTCGCCCTCGGCTTCGTCACCGCATTCATCTTCGCGATGATCGCCGTACGCGGCCTGCTCAAGTTTATTGCCAACCACAGCTACGCCGCGTTCGCCTGGTATCGGATCGCGTTTGGTTTGTTGATTCTGGCGACGTGGCTGTTCGGTTGGGTCAATTGGACCGCCGCAGCGGCAGCCTGA
- a CDS encoding Lrp/AsnC family transcriptional regulator — translation MQKKISKRISLDETDLAILELLQKDASISNAELSERLSLSLTPCWRRRKRMEEAGVIKGYQANLDRRMLGLDIMAFVHIRFSTHADHAPDAFEAVIAQLPQVLACHKITGDADYVLQVLAEDLDSYSDFIEQVLRRQVGIASIQSSLALREVKTGSRIAIPKSAKD, via the coding sequence ATGCAGAAAAAAATATCCAAACGCATCAGCCTCGACGAGACTGACCTGGCGATTCTCGAGTTGTTGCAGAAAGACGCCAGTATTTCCAACGCTGAACTCAGCGAGCGGCTGTCGCTGAGCCTTACGCCGTGCTGGCGGCGGCGCAAGCGCATGGAGGAGGCGGGGGTCATCAAGGGCTATCAGGCCAACCTTGATCGGCGAATGCTCGGGCTGGATATCATGGCGTTCGTGCACATTCGTTTTTCCACCCACGCCGACCACGCGCCGGACGCCTTCGAGGCGGTGATTGCGCAATTGCCGCAGGTGTTGGCCTGTCACAAGATCACCGGTGATGCCGATTATGTGTTGCAGGTGTTGGCGGAGGATCTTGATAGTTACAGCGACTTCATCGAGCAGGTGCTCAGGCGTCAGGTGGGGATTGCCTCGATTCAGTCCAGCCTGGCGTTGCGCGAGGTCAAGACCGGTAGCCGGATTGCGATTCCTAAATCGGCAAAGGACTGA
- a CDS encoding pyocin activator PrtN family protein produces the protein MNPFPEINPPLFFQKFKQKQLKGEIDIPITRLGADTQKASLGLQIQDLADYIDRQGVRATQEQNRLLGRTPA, from the coding sequence GTGAACCCTTTCCCAGAAATAAATCCGCCCCTTTTTTTCCAAAAATTTAAGCAAAAACAATTAAAAGGAGAGATAGATATACCCATAACGAGACTAGGTGCAGACACTCAAAAGGCGTCCCTTGGTCTGCAAATACAGGACCTTGCCGACTACATTGATCGGCAAGGCGTCAGAGCTACACAGGAGCAAAACAGGCTGCTCGGACGTACGCCGGCCTAG
- a CDS encoding ATP-binding protein: protein MSAIGEEFTVDTRPSKEVVVDSLIRDITIEACIFDLIDNSIDAARDTLYKLDPALERDSSPASYENFKIKLTIDGEKFIITDNCGGISQLDLSTAALRFGQRSTHDSGIGVFGVGLNRAIFKLGRDINLDSDTGRERCTLTLDTSEYLKTEEWDLPATSLPSQGRVGTTLSINKIAGETSRKFSDAAWESDFIIEIGRRYGKYLEKGLDISINDVEIQSELIKIRTDSHYDTDRKFFKPSDEVSVHIEAGQHIKHKFSVETGGDKNNSRELTKQYGWTIFCNDRAVIVSDQTWKTGWLGKFHTQFYGFVGNVYFYSKYPEKLPWSTTKTDVDLNNPAYQTTLEEMKKFTQKWRVFSDKMKEIRAGRGKLPPIPTPATIPTPAKPNPATTAPSNPATTKSPVAKPVIKQPTHKLDHNTFETLLPIEMDELYCDDKHLALVHEAKIINLNRTSYSALLLMRTLFEVSSIWFLIRKEMYTPLKKSIIEKRNSDRQKTDRAPLSKVEENNASPTLDEIIVYLEANETVWDDANRKSIKHSLKKFAQHKEKLNSAVHSHFQPISKLEAFQMRDEVLPILRYLLTAD, encoded by the coding sequence ATGAGTGCCATTGGGGAAGAGTTCACAGTTGATACTCGGCCAAGCAAAGAGGTCGTAGTAGACAGTTTAATCCGCGACATAACAATTGAAGCCTGCATCTTCGATCTAATAGATAACTCTATAGACGCCGCTCGCGACACTCTCTATAAACTTGACCCTGCACTTGAACGCGACTCTTCTCCTGCGAGCTACGAAAACTTCAAAATAAAATTAACTATCGATGGTGAAAAATTCATCATTACTGATAACTGCGGTGGAATATCTCAATTGGATTTGTCCACTGCGGCGCTTCGGTTCGGACAACGCTCGACCCACGATTCAGGTATTGGAGTTTTCGGAGTAGGACTCAACAGAGCAATATTTAAGTTGGGCCGTGACATAAATCTTGACTCAGACACTGGAAGGGAACGTTGTACGCTTACGTTAGATACCTCGGAATATCTAAAGACCGAGGAATGGGATTTACCCGCTACAAGTCTCCCCTCCCAAGGAAGGGTTGGCACGACACTGTCCATAAATAAAATTGCTGGGGAAACTTCTCGTAAGTTTTCAGACGCGGCCTGGGAATCAGACTTCATAATTGAAATTGGCAGACGTTACGGGAAATATCTGGAAAAAGGTCTCGATATCAGCATTAACGATGTAGAAATACAAAGCGAACTAATCAAAATTCGTACTGACAGCCATTATGATACCGACCGAAAATTTTTCAAGCCTTCGGATGAGGTATCGGTACACATTGAAGCCGGCCAACATATCAAGCACAAATTCAGCGTAGAGACAGGAGGAGATAAAAACAACTCACGCGAATTGACTAAGCAGTATGGCTGGACAATTTTTTGTAATGATAGAGCGGTAATTGTTTCGGATCAGACATGGAAAACAGGTTGGCTCGGCAAGTTCCACACTCAGTTTTATGGATTTGTCGGAAATGTATACTTTTACAGCAAGTATCCTGAGAAGCTACCTTGGAGCACCACCAAGACTGATGTGGATCTCAACAATCCCGCTTATCAAACCACACTTGAGGAAATGAAAAAATTCACTCAAAAGTGGAGAGTCTTTTCTGATAAGATGAAGGAAATCAGAGCAGGGCGTGGAAAACTTCCACCAATCCCAACGCCCGCTACTATACCTACACCTGCCAAACCGAATCCGGCCACCACTGCGCCAAGCAATCCGGCGACTACAAAATCTCCCGTTGCCAAACCTGTAATAAAACAGCCAACACATAAATTAGATCACAATACATTTGAGACACTGCTACCAATTGAAATGGATGAGCTATATTGCGACGACAAACATCTCGCACTGGTTCACGAAGCGAAAATTATAAATCTCAATCGAACCAGCTACTCAGCACTCTTGCTTATGAGAACCTTGTTTGAAGTAAGCTCCATCTGGTTTCTTATCCGCAAAGAAATGTACACACCATTAAAAAAATCCATCATTGAAAAACGCAACTCCGACCGACAAAAAACAGACAGAGCACCGCTGAGTAAAGTTGAAGAGAACAACGCAAGCCCTACTCTCGACGAAATAATTGTTTACTTAGAAGCGAACGAAACAGTTTGGGATGATGCCAATCGTAAAAGCATCAAGCACAGTCTAAAAAAATTCGCACAGCATAAAGAAAAACTTAACAGCGCAGTCCACAGTCACTTTCAGCCAATCAGCAAGCTGGAGGCATTTCAAATGCGAGATGAAGTACTTCCAATATTGCGATATTTACTTACCGCGGACTAG
- a CDS encoding transporter substrate-binding domain-containing protein, giving the protein MTIPKSTMIFCGALTLATAVQAQETPSHLDSIQQQGELRVCTTGDYKPYTFKRPDGDFEGIDIAMARSLADSLGVKVQWVQTTWKTLMPDMQAGKCDIGMGGISVTLERQKKAYFSNTLDTDGKIPLVRCADVSKYQTVEQINQPNVRLVEPAGGTNEAFVHAFLPKAQLALHDNVTIFQQLLDNQADVMITDASEALYQQKLKPGLCAVNPHQYMQYGEKAYLLPRDDISWKLYVDQWLHLSKVTGKYQQTLSEWIAVPAAQ; this is encoded by the coding sequence ATGACAATTCCAAAAAGCACGATGATCTTCTGCGGCGCGCTCACATTGGCCACTGCCGTTCAAGCGCAGGAAACCCCTTCGCACCTCGACAGCATCCAGCAACAAGGCGAACTGCGCGTCTGCACCACGGGCGACTACAAGCCCTACACCTTCAAACGTCCCGACGGCGACTTCGAAGGCATCGACATCGCCATGGCCCGCTCGCTGGCCGACAGCCTCGGGGTCAAAGTGCAATGGGTGCAAACCACCTGGAAAACCTTGATGCCGGACATGCAGGCCGGCAAGTGCGACATCGGCATGGGCGGTATTTCAGTGACGCTGGAGCGGCAGAAAAAAGCCTACTTCAGCAACACCCTCGACACCGACGGCAAGATTCCGCTGGTGCGCTGCGCCGATGTCAGCAAGTACCAGACCGTCGAACAGATCAACCAGCCCAACGTGCGCCTGGTCGAACCTGCCGGCGGCACCAATGAAGCCTTCGTCCACGCCTTCCTGCCCAAGGCGCAACTGGCCCTGCACGACAACGTGACGATCTTCCAGCAACTGCTCGACAACCAGGCCGATGTGATGATCACCGACGCCTCGGAAGCGCTGTATCAGCAGAAACTCAAACCGGGCCTGTGCGCGGTGAATCCCCATCAGTACATGCAGTACGGCGAGAAGGCTTACTTGCTACCGCGCGATGACATCAGCTGGAAACTTTATGTCGATCAGTGGCTGCACTTGAGCAAAGTCACCGGCAAGTATCAGCAAACCCTCAGCGAGTGGATTGCCGTCCCTGCCGCGCAGTAA
- a CDS encoding histone deacetylase family protein produces MFTVFSDSHRLHHGTELKDGVLKPSFEQPSRADTVHNRVKQVGLGQIVEPRAFDRSCYVNAHSERYVSFLENAWGEWCATGRTHDALPLVWPVRDLAGEEVPTFIDGKLGFYAMDAGSPITATTWQAVKTSADIALTGLALIDEGHDSAFALCRPPGHHAAREYMGGYCYLNNAAIAAQQAITQGAKRVAVLDVDFHHGNGTQNIFYQRSDVLFVSLHGEPAVSYPYFSGYSDEVGAGVGEGYNLNYPLPKKTTWESYRNALLHACKKLQQFAPEVLVISLGVDTFKDDPISHFLLESDDFIGIGELIASVGCPTLFVMEGGYMVDEIGINAVNVLHGFESKRS; encoded by the coding sequence ATGTTTACAGTTTTCAGTGATTCCCACCGGTTGCACCACGGCACCGAATTGAAAGACGGCGTGCTCAAACCGTCGTTCGAGCAACCGAGTCGAGCCGACACCGTGCACAACCGCGTCAAACAGGTCGGCCTCGGGCAGATCGTCGAACCGCGCGCGTTTGATCGCTCGTGCTACGTCAACGCGCACAGCGAGCGCTACGTCAGTTTTCTGGAAAATGCCTGGGGCGAATGGTGCGCCACCGGTCGCACTCACGACGCCTTGCCGCTGGTCTGGCCGGTGCGCGATCTGGCCGGCGAAGAGGTGCCGACGTTCATCGACGGCAAGCTCGGCTTCTATGCCATGGATGCCGGCTCGCCGATCACCGCGACGACCTGGCAAGCGGTGAAAACCAGCGCCGATATTGCCCTGACCGGCCTGGCCCTGATCGATGAAGGCCACGACAGCGCCTTCGCCCTGTGCCGCCCGCCCGGCCATCACGCCGCGCGCGAATACATGGGCGGTTATTGCTACCTCAACAACGCCGCGATTGCCGCGCAACAAGCCATCACCCAAGGCGCCAAACGCGTCGCGGTGCTCGACGTCGACTTCCACCACGGCAACGGCACGCAGAACATTTTCTACCAACGCAGCGACGTCCTGTTCGTGTCGCTGCACGGTGAGCCGGCGGTGTCCTATCCGTACTTTTCAGGTTACAGCGACGAAGTCGGCGCGGGTGTCGGCGAGGGTTACAACCTCAACTATCCCCTGCCGAAAAAAACCACCTGGGAGAGCTACCGCAACGCCCTGCTCCACGCCTGCAAAAAGCTTCAGCAGTTCGCGCCTGAAGTGCTGGTGATTTCCCTCGGTGTCGATACGTTCAAGGACGATCCCATCAGCCACTTCCTGCTCGAAAGTGATGACTTCATCGGCATCGGTGAACTGATCGCCAGTGTCGGCTGCCCGACCCTGTTCGTCATGGAGGGCGGCTACATGGTCGATGAAATCGGCATCAATGCCGTCAACGTGCTGCACGGTTTCGAGAGCAAACGCAGCTGA
- a CDS encoding DNA cytosine methyltransferase: METFTDTPSIVDLFSGCGGFSLGAELSGFHTLAAIDIDSTLQSGYKKNFPDTKVVEGNVADIQLNDWKVLIGNKRPHGIIGGPPCQGFSRIGKRQKDDPRNDLVHHFYRHVKELRPKFFVMENVQGILDEENIETLTNGIGQISELYTILGPFVINAADFGAPTNRYRVLVIGYDPQEILSLTIEQFLAKKVKKHTTVKDAIFDLPAPTKDTKNYNDYSWTPYPSQDKKNLSPYAKKMRTAPPKGIGWPESVKKLKDGFVSGLTETKHSEEISLRYKNTPNGKPDIISKSHKLSWDGLSPTLRAGTGSDKGSFQAVRPLHPSEGRVINVREAARLQGFPDWFVFHPTKWHSFRMIGNSVSPLVSLGIMSVIMAATTQNNQNKVA, translated from the coding sequence ATGGAAACGTTCACGGACACGCCCAGCATTGTTGACCTGTTTTCTGGTTGTGGCGGTTTTTCGCTAGGCGCCGAACTATCGGGCTTTCATACGCTTGCCGCAATTGATATTGATTCAACACTTCAGTCAGGCTACAAAAAGAATTTCCCCGACACAAAAGTTGTAGAAGGCAACGTAGCCGACATACAACTAAACGACTGGAAAGTTCTAATTGGCAACAAACGCCCCCATGGAATTATAGGCGGCCCACCATGCCAAGGTTTCAGCCGTATAGGAAAAAGGCAGAAGGATGATCCAAGAAACGATCTTGTTCATCACTTTTACCGCCATGTTAAAGAGCTTCGCCCGAAGTTTTTTGTAATGGAAAATGTCCAGGGAATCTTAGACGAAGAAAATATTGAAACACTAACAAATGGCATCGGGCAAATTTCCGAACTATACACAATACTAGGACCTTTCGTTATTAACGCTGCAGACTTCGGCGCCCCAACAAATCGATACCGAGTATTGGTAATTGGGTATGATCCTCAAGAAATATTATCCTTGACGATCGAGCAATTTTTAGCAAAAAAAGTAAAAAAACATACAACCGTAAAAGACGCAATTTTCGACCTGCCCGCTCCAACTAAAGACACAAAAAATTACAACGATTACTCTTGGACCCCTTATCCAAGTCAAGATAAGAAAAACTTATCGCCTTACGCAAAAAAAATGAGAACAGCTCCACCGAAAGGTATTGGATGGCCAGAGAGCGTAAAAAAACTTAAAGATGGCTTCGTTTCTGGTCTAACGGAGACTAAGCACTCTGAAGAAATTTCACTACGCTATAAAAACACACCAAATGGCAAGCCAGACATTATTAGCAAGTCGCACAAATTAAGTTGGGACGGTCTGAGTCCAACACTTCGCGCTGGTACAGGGTCGGATAAAGGGTCATTTCAGGCAGTCAGACCCTTGCACCCGTCTGAGGGTCGAGTGATCAATGTACGGGAGGCAGCTCGACTTCAGGGATTTCCCGATTGGTTCGTATTTCACCCAACAAAGTGGCACAGTTTCCGAATGATCGGAAATAGTGTTTCCCCCTTAGTTTCGCTGGGAATTATGAGCGTAATCATGGCCGCCACGACACAAAACAACCAGAACAAAGTAGCTTGA
- a CDS encoding DUF2388 domain-containing protein yields the protein MPAFSFSAFKRFTLLALFSFTSDVYAHCDGFCMGRTDTPWEVTQFSGFTLVSLFLAPISSSQETTDSHKRVYSAEEQEDARLYLASDGMLQAAYFTSALQRFRQESPDSALNDLAVAALISAQ from the coding sequence ATGCCCGCGTTTAGTTTTTCTGCTTTCAAGCGTTTCACCCTCCTCGCCTTGTTCAGCTTCACTTCCGACGTTTATGCGCACTGCGATGGCTTTTGCATGGGCCGTACCGATACGCCGTGGGAGGTGACGCAGTTTTCCGGCTTCACCTTGGTGTCTTTATTCCTCGCGCCTATTTCGTCTAGCCAGGAAACGACCGACAGTCACAAGCGTGTTTACTCTGCTGAAGAACAGGAAGACGCGCGACTCTATCTGGCCAGCGACGGCATGCTGCAGGCCGCGTATTTCACGTCGGCCTTGCAGCGCTTTCGCCAGGAGTCGCCGGATTCGGCGTTAAACGATCTCGCCGTTGCGGCGTTGATCAGCGCTCAGTGA
- a CDS encoding amino acid permease — protein sequence MKSTPSGLPEQPALQRTLSNRHIQLMAMGGAIGTGLFMGSGKIIALSGTSIILIYMIIGLFVFFVMRAMGEMLLSNLNFKTFADFAGAYLGPRAAFFLGWSYWLSWSVAVIGDAVVVGGFFQYWFPDVPAWIPAVGMLATLFALNVLTVRLFGEVEFWFAIIKIIAVVTLIGVSTVLIASSFVSPSGVTASLSHLVDKQAAFPNGLFGFFAGFQMAIFSFAGTELIGTAAAETRSPEKTLPKAINSIPLRIILFYVLALTCIIAVTSWQQVSPVKSPFVELFLVAGFPAAAGIVNFVVLTSAASSANSGVFSSSRMLFGLANQDNAPGLFRRLSSNSVPLLSLAFTTLLMLVGVVVLFIVPEVMTAFTIVSTVSAILVIFTWSTILASYIAYRKKRPDLHAKSAYKMPGGVPMAWFSLAFLGFVLGLLALRPDTRIALMVMPGWFVWLAIAYQLTRLRKPKSAVGSASQFG from the coding sequence ATGAAATCGACCCCTTCCGGGCTGCCCGAACAGCCCGCGCTGCAGCGCACGCTCAGCAATCGTCATATCCAGCTAATGGCCATGGGCGGCGCCATCGGCACCGGCCTGTTCATGGGCTCCGGAAAGATCATCGCCCTCTCCGGGACGTCGATCATCCTCATCTACATGATCATCGGCCTGTTCGTGTTTTTCGTCATGCGCGCCATGGGCGAAATGCTCCTGTCCAACCTCAACTTCAAAACCTTCGCCGACTTCGCCGGTGCCTACCTCGGCCCGCGCGCGGCATTCTTCCTCGGCTGGTCGTACTGGCTGAGCTGGAGCGTGGCGGTGATCGGCGATGCCGTCGTGGTCGGCGGCTTCTTCCAGTACTGGTTCCCCGACGTCCCGGCGTGGATACCCGCCGTCGGCATGCTGGCGACCCTGTTCGCCCTCAACGTGCTGACCGTCAGGCTGTTCGGTGAAGTGGAATTCTGGTTCGCGATCATCAAGATCATTGCCGTCGTGACCCTGATCGGCGTCAGCACCGTACTGATCGCCAGCTCGTTCGTCTCGCCCAGCGGCGTCACCGCGTCCCTGAGTCACTTGGTGGACAAACAAGCGGCATTCCCCAACGGCTTGTTCGGCTTCTTCGCCGGATTTCAAATGGCGATCTTCTCCTTCGCCGGCACCGAGCTGATCGGCACCGCCGCCGCCGAAACCCGCTCGCCGGAGAAAACCCTGCCCAAAGCGATCAACTCAATTCCGCTGCGGATCATCCTGTTCTACGTGTTGGCACTGACCTGCATTATTGCCGTGACCTCGTGGCAACAGGTCTCCCCGGTCAAGAGCCCCTTTGTCGAACTGTTCCTCGTCGCCGGGTTCCCAGCAGCGGCCGGCATCGTCAACTTCGTGGTCCTGACCTCGGCGGCCTCATCGGCCAACAGCGGCGTGTTCTCATCAAGCCGCATGCTGTTCGGGCTGGCGAATCAGGACAACGCCCCCGGCCTATTCCGCCGACTGTCGAGCAACAGCGTGCCGCTGCTGAGCCTGGCGTTCACCACGCTGTTGATGCTGGTCGGCGTGGTGGTGCTATTCATCGTGCCGGAAGTCATGACCGCGTTCACCATCGTCTCGACCGTGTCGGCGATTCTGGTGATCTTCACCTGGTCGACCATCCTGGCGTCTTACATTGCCTACCGGAAAAAACGTCCGGATCTGCATGCGAAGTCGGCTTACAAGATGCCCGGCGGTGTGCCGATGGCTTGGTTCTCGTTGGCGTTTTTGGGGTTTGTGCTGGGGTTGCTGGCGTTGCGGCCTGATACGCGGATTGCGCTGATGGTGATGCCAGGGTGGTTTGTTTGGTTGGCGATTGCTTATCAGTTGACGCGGTTGAGGAAGCCGAAATCTGCGGTTGGGTCGGCTAGTCAGTTTGGTTAG
- a CDS encoding ornithine cyclodeaminase, with product MTLFIDVDDAARLFTQVGIRRAIREMAGYIEADYARWAQFDKSPRTANHSEDGVIELMPTDDGQQYSFKYVNGHPNNGQQNLLTVMAFGLLADVQSGYPTLLSELTLTTAVRTAATSALVAQSLARPGATSMALIGNGAQSEFQALAFHEMLGISEIRIFDIDRDASLKLKHNLAAFPGIEVILANSVKDAVKGADIVTTVTADKTYATILTPEMIEPGMHINAVGGDCPGKTELHADILRNARVIVEFEPQTRIEGDIQQLETDSPVIEFFRIVQGEVAGRENDAQVTVFDSVGFALEDFSSLRYLKDLAQAQQIGQRIHLVPTPANIKNLFQLLDPQPAKASRLRTVS from the coding sequence ATGACGCTTTTTATTGATGTCGATGATGCTGCACGCCTGTTCACCCAAGTCGGCATCCGACGTGCCATCCGTGAAATGGCCGGCTACATCGAAGCGGACTACGCACGCTGGGCGCAGTTTGATAAATCACCGCGCACGGCCAATCACTCGGAAGACGGCGTGATCGAGTTGATGCCCACCGACGACGGCCAGCAGTACTCATTCAAATACGTCAACGGCCACCCGAACAACGGCCAGCAGAACTTGCTCACGGTCATGGCCTTCGGTCTGCTGGCGGATGTGCAGAGTGGCTATCCGACGCTGCTCAGCGAACTGACCTTGACCACCGCCGTGCGCACCGCAGCAACCTCGGCACTGGTCGCGCAATCGCTGGCGCGCCCGGGTGCGACCTCGATGGCCCTGATCGGCAACGGTGCGCAAAGTGAATTTCAGGCGCTGGCCTTCCATGAAATGTTGGGCATCAGTGAAATCCGTATCTTCGATATCGATCGAGACGCTTCACTCAAGTTGAAGCACAACCTCGCCGCGTTCCCGGGGATTGAAGTGATCCTGGCCAACTCCGTTAAGGACGCGGTCAAGGGCGCGGACATCGTCACCACAGTCACCGCCGACAAAACCTACGCAACGATTCTGACGCCGGAAATGATCGAGCCCGGCATGCACATCAACGCGGTTGGCGGTGACTGCCCGGGTAAAACCGAACTGCACGCCGACATCCTGCGCAACGCCCGGGTCATCGTCGAATTCGAACCGCAAACCCGTATTGAAGGCGACATTCAGCAACTGGAGACAGATTCCCCGGTGATCGAGTTTTTCCGGATTGTGCAGGGTGAAGTCGCCGGACGCGAAAACGATGCGCAGGTGACGGTGTTCGATTCGGTGGGCTTTGCCCTGGAGGACTTTTCCTCACTGCGCTACCTGAAAGACCTGGCTCAGGCACAGCAAATCGGCCAGCGCATCCACTTGGTGCCGACGCCGGCCAACATCAAAAACCTCTTCCAACTGCTCGATCCGCAACCGGCCAAAGCCTCGCGTCTGCGCACCGTCAGTTGA